Genomic window (Rhizobium acidisoli):
ATCAGGTGCTGCCTTGTGCGGCGTCCTGTGCGGATTTCGCCTCCAACGTCAGGAAGAGGGCCGAATGATCCCGATCGCCATTTCCCTGCGTCACGGCATCGTCCATCATCTTTAACGTTGCAGTGGTATTGGGCAGGTCCAACTGAAGGGCGCGCGCAGCGTTGGCAGCGAGATTGAGGTCTTTGCGGTGAAGCCGAATGGCGAAGCCGGGTGCAAAACTCTTGTCGATGATGCGCTGGCCGTGAACCTCGAGGATGCGCGACTGAGCAAAACCTCCGAGCAGCGCCTGACGGACTTTGTCCGGCGCCACTCCGGCGCGCTGTGCCAACAGCAATGCCTCGCTGACGCCCTCGATGGTGAGAGCGACGATGATCTGGTTTGCGACCTTTGCAACTTGCCCGGCACCATTTTCGCCGATCAGGTTGATGTTCTTCCCAAGGATTTCGAACAGGGGCAGGGCGCGGTTGAACTGCTCCGCCTCACCACCGACCATGATGGAAAGAGTGCCACCCTTGGCCCCGATCTCGCCTCCGGAGACGGGCGCGTCCAGGTAATGCCCTCCTTGCTCTCGCACGCGCTTGGCAAACTCGCGCGTCGCGACCGGATCGATGGAGCTCATATCAATGACCAGAGCGCCGCGGGAAAGACCGGACGCGACACCGCCAGCGCCAAACAAAACCTGCTCGACGTCAGGCGTATCCGGCAGCATGAGGATGACAACCTCGGCGCCCTCCGCGGCGAGCGCAGCCGAGGCTTCGGCGCGCCCGCCCAGCGCGATCAGGTGCGAGGAAGCTTCCTTCACCCTATTCAGGCGAAGCGTATGTCCCGCGCGAATAAGGCGCTCCGCCATGGGGCATCCCATCGTTCCCAGGCCGATGAAGGCAATCTCTGTCATGTCTCTGATCCTTTGCGAACAGCGTCAGACCACATGGACGACGCTCAAATATGTACAAGTTGATCGCACAAATTACAAATTAATGTCAACTTAAATTACTCTCGGCGAGGTTTCACCGCACAAAAGCCCCCAAAAACAGTGGACGCGCGGCAAAAATTGTTGATAATCAGGCAATCAAATTCATACGAGTTAAAATTCCGTGCGGCTTAGGCAAGACTTCGAGACGGCAGGCGAAGACAAATCTTTGGAAGGAATGACAAGGTTGTCAGTGGATGAACGACCGCCTCTGGGACTCGTCCGGAGCTCGAGCCTGACGGACACCGTTTACAAAGACATGCTGCGTCTCATCCGGGACGGAAGCTGGGCGCCACGGATGCG
Coding sequences:
- a CDS encoding 2-hydroxy-3-oxopropionate reductase, producing the protein MTEIAFIGLGTMGCPMAERLIRAGHTLRLNRVKEASSHLIALGGRAEASAALAAEGAEVVILMLPDTPDVEQVLFGAGGVASGLSRGALVIDMSSIDPVATREFAKRVREQGGHYLDAPVSGGEIGAKGGTLSIMVGGEAEQFNRALPLFEILGKNINLIGENGAGQVAKVANQIIVALTIEGVSEALLLAQRAGVAPDKVRQALLGGFAQSRILEVHGQRIIDKSFAPGFAIRLHRKDLNLAANAARALQLDLPNTTATLKMMDDAVTQGNGDRDHSALFLTLEAKSAQDAAQGST